In the genome of Magnolia sinica isolate HGM2019 chromosome 2, MsV1, whole genome shotgun sequence, one region contains:
- the LOC131236465 gene encoding uncharacterized protein LOC131236465 isoform X7 has protein sequence MYIQVPDFDVVTYTIVMPTDVVGCIRRSLEQSQCSSSSSIICSKCRHSKGKYRQKNHVVEYAQHFDLSSEESDDAESSYQVFEIQSPASNTSFDNTALSRLFTENSPGGDSMVEENFRTPENKFRQHEDGSSCCQYRAISSTESAKSLNACAVTCVDYRLSSKHSISSPQSCLECRIDPNELDQPLLIDSKETNKGKICNGPILRCQNLSNCLPKLMLSDSYASFSDMQEDFTNVSVVPSRPPPNPSCITKKADSDGSECKFMLEENLNASCSYIPELNYEARPECNEIMGLPAEGGKSSVQHAYPGDVEGTKCCIDLDASKMRADDSILGDTFRGRCIELQALSGLNYHRNSNGNGVLFDTEITDDMVGEYTGADFFGLGSNCRASENGDSDACLLNSISGKAADANDDFTGASAHFPEFQNLEEIDERNCTLEVLVSKDSNNALKAKDCIPSDFPDMDAKENHRNLSLVKIYSLIDKDMSSVNEYESRDVVGCSIPTNRVSSCDTDNQFANMKNEDIDATSLLSTMHQQSYITGIQNHALLDTHSTNTPHKCAAFARTNMDEVVLKHRGLNGADTLRTAYRNQLYDGVLADQSNSRCNGFTLQSEIYEISVERVSNGSDSHGVSAEWLQSHDIYPAHACRRLMETLGDSVVINDGNSTHAVDTFTAISEPGIATRRLLNDSSMSRACSNIETGCEAESMATEKVEVKESKDGSNSTIGRLTQAHMNFFLCYEVENHLQAQDPEARSEVQKMSVRQKESSCHTFGMCKDMQEAAMQVPEEMTMENSLNCCSNNRLEDSVCSKNITQEKIDDEKSSTESEEDRYKGFPNAGDQCVPQVNPLGISVGGTGEECVLKEKEEMISHPCLFSPPNDLFCIAGMDQDRSLLVKRNDRNPLLSSIFDHNDQKQHSRLGAVDNKPMPAGKTQSGGESETERHMWETKVMDFHFDFDEASLGIPPDMSNVDQEMPKKAAFDSGHALKFVFAGDSIHHNNVPSSSSIEIGSLPPPISVNQPCSMPKCLENTSDENQSIGVKEDSRQRLIDGNDMQVHGPTMNYEGDVGATGNMDKEAEENERDLLMVNNSDGRESRPNKKLLLKSVAGGMTLFGALLILLHLRKRRGEEKSGGEKIVEKLKTTAPSKIQKPAQERLPTSNRTTVYSGERLKLKD, from the exons ATGTATATACAG GTTCCAGATTTTGATGTTGTTACCTATACAATAGTCATGCCCACAGATGTGGTTGGCTGTATCCGCAGAAGCCTGGAGCAATCTCAGTGTAGCTCTTCAAGTTCTATCATCTGTAGTAAATGCAGGCATTCAAAAGGAAAATACAGACAG AAAAACCATGTAGTGGAATATGCCCAACATTTTGATTTATCTTCGGAGGAATCAGATGATGCGGAAAGCAGTTATCAGGTATTCGAAATTCAGAGTCCAGCCTCAAATACTTCATTTGACAACACAGCTCTGTCAAGGTTATTTACAGAGAATTCGCCTGGaggagattcaatggttgaggaAAATTTCCGTACACCAGAAAATAAATTCCGGCAACATGAAGATGGGTCGAGCTGCTGTCAATATAGAGCAATCTCTTCCACAGAATCAGCCAAATCTCTTAATGCATGTGCTGTGACATGTGTTGATTACCGTTTGTCAAGCAAACACTCGATTTCTTCACCCCAGTCATGCCTTGAGTGTCGGATTGATCCGAATGAATTAGATCAACCGTTACTCATTGATTCAAAAGAAACAAATAAAGGCAAAATCTGCAATGGTCCTATACTACGGTGTCAGAACCTTAGCAATTGTTTGCCTAAACTCATGCTGTCTGATTCCTATGCAAGTTTCTCTGACATGCAAGAAGACTTTACAAATGTGTCTGTGGTTCCTTCACGACCTCCACCGAATCCCAGCTGTATCACCAAAAAAGCTGACAGTGATGGGTCCGAGTGCAAGTTTATGCTGGAGGAAAACCTCAATGCAAGTTGCAGCTACATACCAGAACTAAATTATGAAGCAAGACCTGAGTGCAATGAAATTATGGGCCTGCCTGCTGAGGGAGGTAAAAGTAGTGTTCAACATGCTTATCCAGGAGACGTGGAAGGAACAAAATGCTGCATTGATCTTGATGCCTCAAAAATGCGTGCTGATGATTCTATCCTTGGTGACACATTTCGTGGAAGATGCATTGAGCTTCAGGCACTTTCAGGTTTGAACTATCACAGAAATTCCAATGGCAATGGTGTTCTGTTTGATACAGAGATCACAGATGACATGGTTGGTGAATACACAGGGGCGGATTTTTTTGGGTTGGGTTCAAACTGCAGAGCTTCAGAGAATGGAGATTCTGATGCCTGTTTACTGAACTCTATTTCAGGTAAAGCGGCAGATGCAAATGATGATTTCACCGGTGCAAGCGCCCATTTCCCTGAGTTTCAGAATTTGGAGGAAATAGATGAACGCAATTGTACCCTTGAAGTTTTAGTTTCCAAAGACTCCAATAATGCTCTCAAGGCGAAGGACTGCATCCCATCCGATTTTCCTGACATGGATGCAAAAGAGAATCATCGGAATTTATCGCTGGTGAAAATTTACAGTCTGATTGACAAGGATATGAGTTCTGTTAATGAGTATGAATCTCGGGATGTAGTCGGATGTAGCATTCCCACAAATCGTGTTTCATCATGTGATACTGACAACCAATTTGCCAACATGAAAAATGAGGATATTGATGCCACCAGTCTCTTATCAACCATGCATCAGCAATCTTACATCACGGGGATTCAAAATCACGCTCTACTGGATACTCATTCTACGAACACGCCCCACAAATGTGCAGCTTTTGCAAGAACTAACATGGATGAGGTCGTGTTGAAACATAGGGGTTTGAATGGTGCAGATACCTTGAGAACTGCTTATCGGAACCAACTTTATGATGGGGTCCTAGCAGACCAGTCCAACTCTCGCTGCAATGGTTTCACCTTACAAAGTGAGATCTATGAAATCTCAGTTGAGAGAGTATCAAATGGAAGTGACAGCCATGGAGTTTCTGCTGAATGGTTGCAGTCACATGATATTTATCCTGCCCATGCTTGTAGGCGTCTTATGGAAACTTTGGGAGATTCTGTGGTGATCAATGATGGCAACTCAACACATGCAGTCGACACATTCACAGCCATTAGTGAACCAGGTATTGCCACGAGGAGGCTCCTGAATGACTCATCTATGTCCAGGGCTTGTAGCAACATAGAAACTGGGTGTGAAGCTGAAAGCATGGCAACTGAGAAAGTAGAGGTTAAGGAAAGTAAAGATGGCAGTAATAGCACCATAGGAAGGCTGACGCAGGCTCATATGaatttctttctttgctatgAGGTTGAGAACCATCTCCAGGCACAGGATCCAGAAGCTAGAAGTGAAGTACAGAAGATGTCAGTTCGACAGAAGGAATCATCATGTCATACGTTTGGAATGTGCAAAGATATGCAGGAAGCAGCTATGCAGGTCCCCGAAGAAATGACCATGGAAAACAGTCTGAATTGCTGTTCAAATAACAGGCTTGAAGATAGTGTTTGCAGCAAAAATATCACCCAAGAGAAGATTGACGATGAGAAGAGCAGCACAGAGAGTGAGGAAGATAGGTACAAGGGGTTTCCAAATGCAGGAGATCAGTGTGTTCCTCAAGTAAATCCATTGGGCATTTCTGTTGGAGGAACTGGTGaagagtgtgtgttaaaagaaaaggaggagatgATCAGCCATCCGTGTCTATTCTCGCCACCAAATGACTTGTTCTGCATTGCTGGCATGGATCAAGACAGATCTTTGTTGGTGAAACGGAATGATAGGAATCCCCTATTGTCTAGCATTTTCGATCATAATGACCAAAAGCAACACTCACGTCTTGGTGCAGTGGACAACAAACCCATGCCAGCTGGAAAAACACAATCAGGAGGTGAGAGTGAAACTGAAAGGCATATGTGGGAAACTAAGGTGATGGACTTccattttgattttgatgagGCCAGCTTGGGTATTCCTCCAGACATGAGTAACGTAGATCAAGAGATGCCCAAGAAGGCTGCATTTGACAGTGGTCATGcgttgaaatttgtttttgctgGTGATTCCATCCATCACAATAATGTTCCCAGCTCAAGTAGTATAGAAATTGGCAGCCTGCCCCCACCAATCTCGGTGAATCAACCCTGCTCAATGCCCAAATGTTTAGAGAACACAAGCGATGAAAATCAAAGCATTGGAGTGAAAGAAGATAGTCGTCAGCGTCTTATTGATGGGAATGATATGCAAGtgcatgggcccactatgaattatGAAGGTGATGTTGGTGCTACTGGAAATATGGATAAG GAAGCTGAAGAAAATGAAAGGGACCTGTTGATGGTCAACAATTCAGATGGGAGAGAGAGCAGGCCAAATAAGAAACTGCTGCTAAAGTCAGTTGCTGGGGGAATGACACTGTTCGGTGCTTTGCTCATTTTACTTCACCTCAG GAAGAGGAGAGGTGAAGAAAAATCAGGTGGAGAGAAAATTGTGGAAAAGCTCAAAACAACTGCACCATCGAAAATCCAGAAGCCAGCTCAGGAGAGGCTCCCAACAAGTAACAGGACCACTGTATATTCTGGAGAAAGGCTGAAATTGAAGGATTAG
- the LOC131236465 gene encoding uncharacterized protein LOC131236465 isoform X5, which produces MSTNLEEQKYDSKLCQILGLTGVDLFSPSDVVEKRDTRRVCMCIRSLSKKARSKHVNVPDFDVVTYTIVMPTDVVGCIRRSLEQSQCSSSSSIICSKCRHSKGKYRQKNHVVEYAQHFDLSSEESDDAESSYQVFEIQSPASNTSFDNTALSRLFTENSPGGDSMVEENFRTPENKFRQHEDGSSCCQYRAISSTESAKSLNACAVTCVDYRLSSKHSISSPQSCLECRIDPNELDQPLLIDSKETNKGKICNGPILRCQNLSNCLPKLMLSDSYASFSDMQEDFTNVSVVPSRPPPNPSCITKKADSDGSECKFMLEENLNASCSYIPELNYEARPECNEIMGLPAEGGKSSVQHAYPGDVEGTKCCIDLDASKMRADDSILGDTFRGRCIELQALSGLNYHRNSNGNGVLFDTEITDDMVGEYTGADFFGLGSNCRASENGDSDACLLNSISGKAADANDDFTGASAHFPEFQNLEEIDERNCTLEVLVSKDSNNALKAKDCIPSDFPDMDAKENHRNLSLVKIYSLIDKDMSSVNEYESRDVVGCSIPTNRVSSCDTDNQFANMKNEDIDATSLLSTMHQQSYITGIQNHALLDTHSTNTPHKCAAFARTNMDEVVLKHRGLNGADTLRTAYRNQLYDGVLADQSNSRCNGFTLQSEIYEISVERVSNGSDSHGVSAEWLQSHDIYPAHACRRLMETLGDSVVINDGNSTHAVDTFTAISEPGIATRRLLNDSSMSRACSNIETGCEAESMATEKVEVKESKDGSNSTIGRLTQAHMNFFLCYEVENHLQAQDPEARSEVQKMSVRQKESSCHTFGMCKDMQEAAMQVPEEMTMENSLNCCSNNRLEDSVCSKNITQEKIDDEKSSTESEEDRYKGFPNAGDQCVPQVNPLGISVGGTGEECVLKEKEEMISHPCLFSPPNDLFCIAGMDQDRSLLVKRNDRNPLLSSIFDHNDQKQHSRLGAVDNKPMPAGKTQSGGESETERHMWETKVMDFHFDFDEASLGIPPDMSNVDQEMPKKAAFDSGHALKFVFAGDSIHHNNVPSSSSIEIGSLPPPISVNQPCSMPKCLENTSDENQSIGVKEDSRQRLIDGNDMQVHGPTMNYEGDVGATGNMDKEAEENERDLLMVNNSDGRESRPNKKLLLKSVAGGMTLFGALLILLHLRKRRGEEKSGGEKIVEKLKTTAPSKIQKPAQERLPTSNRTTVYSGERLKLKD; this is translated from the exons ATGTCTACTAATTTGGAAGAGCAGAAATATGACTCCAAG CTCTGCCAGATCCTGGGGTTGACTGGTGTTGATCTCTTCTCCCCATCAGATGTTGTTGAGAAAAGAGATACCCGCAGAGTGTGTATGTGTATTCGTTCCCTCTCAAAGAAAGCCAGGTCGAAGCATGTAAAC GTTCCAGATTTTGATGTTGTTACCTATACAATAGTCATGCCCACAGATGTGGTTGGCTGTATCCGCAGAAGCCTGGAGCAATCTCAGTGTAGCTCTTCAAGTTCTATCATCTGTAGTAAATGCAGGCATTCAAAAGGAAAATACAGACAG AAAAACCATGTAGTGGAATATGCCCAACATTTTGATTTATCTTCGGAGGAATCAGATGATGCGGAAAGCAGTTATCAGGTATTCGAAATTCAGAGTCCAGCCTCAAATACTTCATTTGACAACACAGCTCTGTCAAGGTTATTTACAGAGAATTCGCCTGGaggagattcaatggttgaggaAAATTTCCGTACACCAGAAAATAAATTCCGGCAACATGAAGATGGGTCGAGCTGCTGTCAATATAGAGCAATCTCTTCCACAGAATCAGCCAAATCTCTTAATGCATGTGCTGTGACATGTGTTGATTACCGTTTGTCAAGCAAACACTCGATTTCTTCACCCCAGTCATGCCTTGAGTGTCGGATTGATCCGAATGAATTAGATCAACCGTTACTCATTGATTCAAAAGAAACAAATAAAGGCAAAATCTGCAATGGTCCTATACTACGGTGTCAGAACCTTAGCAATTGTTTGCCTAAACTCATGCTGTCTGATTCCTATGCAAGTTTCTCTGACATGCAAGAAGACTTTACAAATGTGTCTGTGGTTCCTTCACGACCTCCACCGAATCCCAGCTGTATCACCAAAAAAGCTGACAGTGATGGGTCCGAGTGCAAGTTTATGCTGGAGGAAAACCTCAATGCAAGTTGCAGCTACATACCAGAACTAAATTATGAAGCAAGACCTGAGTGCAATGAAATTATGGGCCTGCCTGCTGAGGGAGGTAAAAGTAGTGTTCAACATGCTTATCCAGGAGACGTGGAAGGAACAAAATGCTGCATTGATCTTGATGCCTCAAAAATGCGTGCTGATGATTCTATCCTTGGTGACACATTTCGTGGAAGATGCATTGAGCTTCAGGCACTTTCAGGTTTGAACTATCACAGAAATTCCAATGGCAATGGTGTTCTGTTTGATACAGAGATCACAGATGACATGGTTGGTGAATACACAGGGGCGGATTTTTTTGGGTTGGGTTCAAACTGCAGAGCTTCAGAGAATGGAGATTCTGATGCCTGTTTACTGAACTCTATTTCAGGTAAAGCGGCAGATGCAAATGATGATTTCACCGGTGCAAGCGCCCATTTCCCTGAGTTTCAGAATTTGGAGGAAATAGATGAACGCAATTGTACCCTTGAAGTTTTAGTTTCCAAAGACTCCAATAATGCTCTCAAGGCGAAGGACTGCATCCCATCCGATTTTCCTGACATGGATGCAAAAGAGAATCATCGGAATTTATCGCTGGTGAAAATTTACAGTCTGATTGACAAGGATATGAGTTCTGTTAATGAGTATGAATCTCGGGATGTAGTCGGATGTAGCATTCCCACAAATCGTGTTTCATCATGTGATACTGACAACCAATTTGCCAACATGAAAAATGAGGATATTGATGCCACCAGTCTCTTATCAACCATGCATCAGCAATCTTACATCACGGGGATTCAAAATCACGCTCTACTGGATACTCATTCTACGAACACGCCCCACAAATGTGCAGCTTTTGCAAGAACTAACATGGATGAGGTCGTGTTGAAACATAGGGGTTTGAATGGTGCAGATACCTTGAGAACTGCTTATCGGAACCAACTTTATGATGGGGTCCTAGCAGACCAGTCCAACTCTCGCTGCAATGGTTTCACCTTACAAAGTGAGATCTATGAAATCTCAGTTGAGAGAGTATCAAATGGAAGTGACAGCCATGGAGTTTCTGCTGAATGGTTGCAGTCACATGATATTTATCCTGCCCATGCTTGTAGGCGTCTTATGGAAACTTTGGGAGATTCTGTGGTGATCAATGATGGCAACTCAACACATGCAGTCGACACATTCACAGCCATTAGTGAACCAGGTATTGCCACGAGGAGGCTCCTGAATGACTCATCTATGTCCAGGGCTTGTAGCAACATAGAAACTGGGTGTGAAGCTGAAAGCATGGCAACTGAGAAAGTAGAGGTTAAGGAAAGTAAAGATGGCAGTAATAGCACCATAGGAAGGCTGACGCAGGCTCATATGaatttctttctttgctatgAGGTTGAGAACCATCTCCAGGCACAGGATCCAGAAGCTAGAAGTGAAGTACAGAAGATGTCAGTTCGACAGAAGGAATCATCATGTCATACGTTTGGAATGTGCAAAGATATGCAGGAAGCAGCTATGCAGGTCCCCGAAGAAATGACCATGGAAAACAGTCTGAATTGCTGTTCAAATAACAGGCTTGAAGATAGTGTTTGCAGCAAAAATATCACCCAAGAGAAGATTGACGATGAGAAGAGCAGCACAGAGAGTGAGGAAGATAGGTACAAGGGGTTTCCAAATGCAGGAGATCAGTGTGTTCCTCAAGTAAATCCATTGGGCATTTCTGTTGGAGGAACTGGTGaagagtgtgtgttaaaagaaaaggaggagatgATCAGCCATCCGTGTCTATTCTCGCCACCAAATGACTTGTTCTGCATTGCTGGCATGGATCAAGACAGATCTTTGTTGGTGAAACGGAATGATAGGAATCCCCTATTGTCTAGCATTTTCGATCATAATGACCAAAAGCAACACTCACGTCTTGGTGCAGTGGACAACAAACCCATGCCAGCTGGAAAAACACAATCAGGAGGTGAGAGTGAAACTGAAAGGCATATGTGGGAAACTAAGGTGATGGACTTccattttgattttgatgagGCCAGCTTGGGTATTCCTCCAGACATGAGTAACGTAGATCAAGAGATGCCCAAGAAGGCTGCATTTGACAGTGGTCATGcgttgaaatttgtttttgctgGTGATTCCATCCATCACAATAATGTTCCCAGCTCAAGTAGTATAGAAATTGGCAGCCTGCCCCCACCAATCTCGGTGAATCAACCCTGCTCAATGCCCAAATGTTTAGAGAACACAAGCGATGAAAATCAAAGCATTGGAGTGAAAGAAGATAGTCGTCAGCGTCTTATTGATGGGAATGATATGCAAGtgcatgggcccactatgaattatGAAGGTGATGTTGGTGCTACTGGAAATATGGATAAG GAAGCTGAAGAAAATGAAAGGGACCTGTTGATGGTCAACAATTCAGATGGGAGAGAGAGCAGGCCAAATAAGAAACTGCTGCTAAAGTCAGTTGCTGGGGGAATGACACTGTTCGGTGCTTTGCTCATTTTACTTCACCTCAG GAAGAGGAGAGGTGAAGAAAAATCAGGTGGAGAGAAAATTGTGGAAAAGCTCAAAACAACTGCACCATCGAAAATCCAGAAGCCAGCTCAGGAGAGGCTCCCAACAAGTAACAGGACCACTGTATATTCTGGAGAAAGGCTGAAATTGAAGGATTAG